A single region of the Nocardioides ochotonae genome encodes:
- the uvrC gene encoding excinuclease ABC subunit UvrC: protein MPPARPARSARGPQSYRPAPGSIPTQPGVYRFRDPSGRVIYVGKAKNLRARLSSYFQDVGQLHPRTATMVTTAASVEWTVVNTEVEALQLEYSWIKEYDPRFNVKYRDDKSYPWLAVTVGEEFPRVMVGRGAKKKGTRYFGPYSHAWAIRETVDVLLRVFPMRSCSNGVFKRSAQIGRPCLLGYIDKCAAPCVGNVTAEEHRRIVEDFCDFMGGQTRTFLRRIEKEMYAASDAMDFEKAARLRDDLGAMQRALEKQAVVLGDGADVDVIALAEDPLEVAVQIFYVRGGRIRGQRGWVADRVEEGEVPELVELFLLQQYAGIDADQAADAIPREILVPALPPDPETLEELLGELRGAKVAIRVPQRGDKKTLQETVARNAAQALALHKTKRASDLTTRNRALEEIQEALELDEVPLRIECYDVSNLQGTEVVASMVVFEDGLARKSEYRRFVIKGVDGQNDVASMHEVITRRFRRLLDEQARSEVRPGDDESGPMLVDPETGRPRKFAYAPGLVVVDGGPPQVAAAKRALDELGIDDIPVCGLAKRLEEVWVVAQEDPVILPRSSEGLYLLQRIRDEAHRFAINHHRSRRSRSMVESALDDVPGLGEVRRKTLMKYFGSLKKLRGASLEEIAEVPGIGPRTAAAIKTAVSSPEEGSDVAPPMMSVNTATGEIIEETP from the coding sequence GTGCCTCCCGCTCGTCCCGCCCGCTCCGCCCGGGGGCCGCAGTCCTACCGTCCCGCCCCGGGCTCCATCCCGACCCAGCCCGGTGTCTACCGCTTCCGTGACCCCAGCGGACGGGTGATCTACGTCGGCAAGGCGAAGAACCTGCGTGCCCGGCTGTCCTCCTACTTCCAAGACGTCGGCCAGCTCCACCCGCGCACGGCCACGATGGTCACCACCGCGGCCAGCGTGGAGTGGACGGTGGTCAACACCGAGGTCGAGGCGCTGCAGCTGGAGTACTCCTGGATCAAGGAGTACGACCCGCGATTCAACGTCAAGTACCGCGACGACAAGTCCTACCCCTGGCTCGCGGTCACCGTCGGCGAGGAGTTTCCGCGTGTGATGGTCGGGCGCGGGGCCAAGAAGAAGGGCACCCGCTACTTCGGCCCCTACAGCCACGCGTGGGCGATCCGCGAGACCGTCGACGTGCTGCTGCGGGTGTTCCCGATGCGCTCGTGCAGCAACGGCGTCTTCAAGCGCTCCGCGCAGATCGGCCGGCCCTGCCTGCTCGGCTACATCGACAAGTGCGCGGCACCCTGCGTCGGCAACGTCACCGCGGAGGAGCACCGCCGCATCGTGGAGGACTTCTGCGACTTCATGGGCGGGCAGACCCGCACCTTCCTGCGCCGCATCGAGAAGGAGATGTACGCCGCCTCCGACGCGATGGACTTCGAGAAGGCCGCACGGCTGCGCGACGACCTCGGCGCCATGCAGCGGGCCTTGGAGAAGCAGGCGGTGGTGCTCGGCGACGGAGCCGACGTCGACGTGATCGCGCTCGCCGAGGACCCGCTCGAGGTCGCGGTGCAGATCTTCTACGTCCGCGGCGGCCGGATCCGCGGCCAGCGCGGCTGGGTCGCCGACCGGGTCGAGGAGGGCGAGGTCCCCGAGCTGGTCGAGCTCTTCCTGCTGCAGCAGTACGCCGGGATCGACGCCGACCAGGCCGCTGACGCGATCCCGCGCGAGATCCTGGTGCCGGCCCTGCCGCCGGACCCCGAGACCCTCGAGGAGCTGCTCGGTGAGCTGCGCGGCGCCAAGGTGGCGATCCGGGTGCCGCAGCGCGGTGACAAGAAGACCCTGCAGGAGACCGTCGCGCGCAACGCCGCCCAGGCGCTGGCGCTCCACAAGACCAAGCGGGCCAGCGACCTCACCACCCGCAACCGGGCGCTGGAGGAGATCCAGGAGGCGCTCGAGCTCGACGAGGTCCCGCTGCGCATCGAGTGCTACGACGTCTCCAACCTCCAGGGCACCGAGGTGGTCGCCTCGATGGTCGTCTTCGAGGACGGGCTGGCCCGCAAGAGCGAGTACCGCCGCTTCGTGATCAAGGGCGTGGATGGCCAGAACGACGTCGCCTCGATGCACGAGGTGATCACCCGCCGGTTCCGCCGGCTGCTCGACGAGCAGGCCCGCAGCGAGGTGCGACCGGGCGACGACGAGAGCGGGCCGATGCTCGTGGATCCGGAGACCGGCCGGCCACGCAAGTTCGCCTACGCCCCCGGCCTGGTCGTCGTCGACGGCGGGCCGCCCCAGGTCGCGGCCGCCAAACGCGCGCTCGACGAGCTGGGCATCGACGACATCCCGGTGTGCGGGCTGGCCAAGCGGCTCGAGGAGGTGTGGGTGGTCGCCCAGGAGGACCCGGTGATCCTGCCCCGGTCCTCCGAGGGCCTCTACCTGCTCCAGCGCATCCGCGACGAGGCGCACCGCTTCGCCATCAACCACCACCGCAGCCGCCGCTCCCGCTCGATGGTCGAGAGCGCCCTCGACGACGTGCCCGGGCTGGGGGAGGTGCGTCGCAAGACGCTGATGAAGTACTTCGGGTCGCTCAAGAAGCTGCGCGGGGCCTCGCTGGAGGAGATCGCCGAGGTGCCGGGCATCGGGCCACGCACCGCCGCGGCGATCAAGACCGCCGTGTCCTCCCCGGAGGAGGGGAGCGACGTCGCACCCCCCATGATGAGCGTCAACACCGCGACCGGCGAGATCATCGAGGAGACCCCGTGA
- a CDS encoding phosphoglycerate kinase — MTDIGTLASLIEQGVQGKRVLVRSDLNVPLDGTTITDDGRIRASVPTIRALAEAGARVIVTAHLGRPKGAPDDRYSLRPVAARLGELLGQDVAFATDTVGESARSTVAGLADGQVAVLENVRFNPGETSKDEAERAVFADQLAGLADAFVSDGFGVVHRKQASVYDVAKRLPHAMGGLVQAEVDVLRRLTDTPERPYVVVLGGSKVSDKLGVIDNLLGKADKLLIGGGMVFTFLKAQGHEVGKSLLEEDQLDVCRAYLERAEQTGVELVLPTDIVVDTTFPTGAATPQPSVVAATEIPADALGLDIGPESAAAFAAALADARTVFWNGPMGVFEVEEFASGTRAVAEALTKVEGLSVVGGGDSAAAVRTLGFDEAAFGHISTGGGASLEYLEGKELPGIKVLED, encoded by the coding sequence ATGACTGACATCGGCACGCTCGCCTCGTTGATCGAGCAGGGTGTCCAGGGCAAGCGCGTCCTGGTCCGCTCCGACCTCAACGTCCCGCTCGATGGCACCACCATCACCGACGACGGCCGCATCCGCGCCAGCGTCCCGACCATCCGTGCGCTGGCCGAGGCCGGCGCGCGGGTGATCGTGACGGCGCACCTCGGCCGCCCGAAGGGTGCCCCCGACGACCGCTACTCCCTGCGCCCGGTCGCAGCCCGCCTCGGCGAGCTGCTCGGCCAGGACGTGGCGTTCGCGACCGACACGGTCGGGGAGTCCGCCCGGTCCACCGTCGCCGGCCTCGCCGACGGCCAGGTCGCCGTGCTGGAGAACGTCCGGTTCAACCCGGGCGAGACCAGCAAGGACGAGGCCGAGCGTGCCGTCTTCGCGGACCAGCTCGCCGGCCTCGCCGACGCGTTCGTCTCCGACGGCTTCGGCGTCGTGCACCGCAAGCAGGCCTCGGTGTACGACGTCGCCAAGCGGCTCCCGCACGCCATGGGCGGGCTGGTGCAGGCGGAGGTCGACGTCCTGCGCCGGCTGACCGACACCCCCGAGCGGCCCTACGTGGTCGTGCTCGGCGGCTCGAAGGTCTCCGACAAGCTCGGCGTCATCGACAACCTGCTCGGCAAGGCCGACAAGCTGTTGATCGGCGGCGGCATGGTCTTCACCTTCCTCAAGGCCCAGGGCCACGAGGTCGGCAAGAGCCTCCTCGAGGAGGACCAGCTCGACGTGTGTCGCGCCTACCTCGAGCGGGCCGAGCAGACCGGCGTCGAGCTGGTGCTGCCGACCGACATCGTGGTGGACACGACGTTCCCGACGGGTGCGGCCACGCCGCAGCCCTCGGTCGTCGCCGCGACCGAGATCCCGGCCGACGCCCTCGGCCTGGACATCGGCCCGGAGTCCGCTGCGGCCTTCGCCGCGGCTCTCGCCGACGCGCGCACCGTGTTCTGGAACGGCCCGATGGGCGTCTTCGAGGTGGAGGAGTTCGCCTCCGGCACCCGCGCGGTCGCCGAGGCGCTGACCAAGGTCGAGGGCCTCTCGGTCGTCGGCGGCGGTGACTCCGCCGCAGCCGTGCGCACGCTCGGCTTCGACGAGGCGGCGTTCGGCCACATCTCCACCGGCGGCGGCGCCAGCCTCGAGTACCTCGAGGGCAAGGAACTGCCCGGCATCAAGGTCCTGGAGGACTGA
- a CDS encoding gluconeogenesis factor YvcK family protein → MSLRAQSVVAFGGGHGLSASLRALRRLVDDLTVDELTAVVTVADNGGSSGRLRGEFGVLPPGDLRMALAALCGDDDWGTTWADVLQHRFTGDGEMRGHVVGNLLIVGLWELLGDHVDALDHVGRLLGAKGRVLPMALTPMDITAEVRGLVPEDPDTLVTVRGQVEVATTGGVITSIALDPPDPAACPQAVAAVAEADWVVLGPGSWFTSVIPHLMVPAMREALVATSARVVVVLNLAEQAGETGGFGPADHLAVLAEHAPDLAIHTVLADRAGVGDGLEELQECADAFGARLVLADVAADDGSPRHDPVKLAAAFAQVIEGG, encoded by the coding sequence ATGAGCCTGCGTGCCCAGTCGGTCGTCGCCTTCGGCGGCGGCCACGGTCTCTCCGCGTCGTTGCGCGCGCTGCGCCGGCTCGTCGACGACCTCACCGTCGACGAGCTCACCGCGGTCGTGACCGTCGCCGACAACGGCGGTTCCTCGGGACGGCTCCGCGGCGAGTTCGGGGTGCTCCCGCCCGGGGACCTGCGGATGGCGCTGGCCGCCCTGTGCGGCGACGACGACTGGGGCACCACCTGGGCCGACGTGCTGCAGCACCGCTTCACCGGGGACGGCGAGATGCGCGGCCACGTCGTCGGCAACCTGCTGATCGTCGGCCTCTGGGAGCTGCTCGGCGACCACGTCGACGCGCTTGACCACGTCGGCCGGCTGCTCGGCGCCAAGGGTCGGGTGCTGCCGATGGCGCTCACCCCGATGGACATCACCGCCGAGGTCCGCGGCTTGGTCCCGGAGGATCCCGACACCCTCGTCACGGTCCGTGGGCAGGTCGAGGTCGCGACCACCGGCGGCGTCATCACCTCCATCGCGCTGGACCCGCCGGACCCGGCCGCGTGCCCCCAGGCCGTGGCGGCCGTGGCGGAGGCGGACTGGGTCGTCCTCGGGCCGGGCTCGTGGTTCACGTCGGTGATCCCGCACCTCATGGTCCCGGCGATGCGCGAGGCCCTGGTCGCCACGAGCGCCCGCGTGGTCGTCGTGCTCAACCTGGCCGAGCAGGCGGGGGAGACCGGCGGCTTCGGCCCGGCCGACCACCTCGCGGTGCTCGCCGAGCACGCCCCGGACCTCGCGATCCACACGGTCCTCGCCGACCGTGCGGGCGTCGGCGACGGGCTGGAGGAGCTCCAGGAGTGCGCCGATGCGTTCGGCGCACGGCTGGTCCTCGCCGACGTCGCGGCGGACGACGGATCCCCGCGCCACGACCCGGTCAAGCTCGCCGCCGCCTTCGCGCAGGTCATCGAGGGCGGCTGA
- a CDS encoding Rieske (2Fe-2S) protein, with protein MTPECTGPCLDRRGALTAAAVAGVGIPFLAACGDGSTAKPSAAPSGTTLTTTDAVPVGGGVVLGEENVIVVQPEEGEFKAFSSVCPHQRCQVSGVQDGEIVCHCHDSHFSLDDGAPTSGPAREPLGEVRITVSGNDIQIA; from the coding sequence ATGACCCCTGAGTGCACTGGGCCCTGCCTGGACCGCCGCGGCGCCCTGACGGCGGCCGCTGTCGCGGGCGTCGGCATCCCCTTCCTCGCGGCCTGCGGGGACGGGTCCACCGCGAAGCCGAGCGCGGCCCCGTCCGGCACGACCCTGACCACCACCGACGCGGTGCCGGTCGGGGGCGGCGTCGTGCTCGGCGAGGAGAACGTGATCGTCGTCCAGCCGGAGGAGGGCGAGTTCAAGGCGTTCTCCTCGGTCTGCCCGCACCAGCGCTGCCAGGTCTCGGGCGTCCAGGACGGCGAGATCGTCTGCCACTGCCACGACAGCCACTTCTCCCTCGACGACGGCGCGCCGACGTCGGGACCTGCCAGGGAGCCCCTGGGCGAGGTCCGGATCACGGTCTCGGGCAACGACATCCAGATCGCCTGA
- the whiA gene encoding DNA-binding protein WhiA, which translates to MAMTGQVKAELANTQITKTCCRKAEVASLLRFAGGLHIVSGRVVLEAELDTGAAARRLRTDILEVYGHQADVVVVQGSGLRKGSRYLVRIVKDGEALARQTGLLDQRGRPVRGLPPAVVSGGACDAVAAWRGAFLAHGSLTEPGRSSSLEVTCPGPEAALALVGVARRVGIQAKAREVRGVDRVVIRDGDAIGQLLTRVGAHESLMAWEERRMRREVRATANRLANFDDANLRRSARAAVAAGARVERAMEILGEEIPDHLKLAGELRLEHKQASLEELGQLHDPVLTKDAIAGRIRRLLAMADKRAEDLGIPDTEASLTADMLADEG; encoded by the coding sequence ATGGCGATGACGGGACAGGTCAAGGCAGAACTGGCCAACACCCAGATCACGAAGACCTGCTGCCGCAAGGCGGAGGTCGCCTCGCTGCTGCGTTTCGCAGGCGGGCTGCACATCGTGAGCGGCCGGGTCGTGCTCGAGGCCGAGCTCGACACCGGGGCCGCCGCGCGCCGGCTGCGTACCGACATCCTCGAGGTCTACGGGCACCAGGCCGACGTGGTGGTGGTGCAGGGCAGCGGGCTGCGCAAGGGCAGCCGCTACCTGGTCCGCATCGTCAAGGACGGCGAGGCCCTGGCCCGCCAGACCGGGCTGCTCGACCAGCGCGGGCGCCCGGTGCGCGGCCTGCCGCCGGCCGTGGTGTCCGGGGGCGCCTGCGACGCGGTCGCCGCCTGGCGCGGTGCGTTCCTCGCTCACGGCTCCCTGACCGAGCCCGGCCGCTCGTCCTCCCTCGAGGTGACCTGCCCCGGTCCCGAGGCGGCCCTGGCCCTCGTCGGCGTGGCCCGCCGGGTGGGCATCCAGGCCAAGGCGCGCGAGGTCCGCGGCGTGGACCGCGTGGTGATCCGCGACGGTGACGCGATCGGGCAGCTGCTGACCCGGGTCGGCGCGCACGAGTCGCTGATGGCCTGGGAGGAGCGCCGGATGCGCCGCGAGGTGCGCGCGACCGCCAATCGGCTCGCCAACTTCGACGACGCCAACCTGCGCCGCTCCGCACGCGCCGCGGTCGCGGCCGGTGCCCGGGTGGAGCGGGCCATGGAGATCCTCGGCGAGGAGATCCCCGACCACCTCAAGCTCGCCGGCGAGCTGCGCCTCGAGCACAAGCAGGCCTCCCTGGAGGAGCTCGGGCAGCTGCACGACCCGGTGCTCACCAAGGACGCCATCGCCGGGCGGATCCGTCGGCTGCTGGCGATGGCGGACAAGCGCGCCGAGGACCTCGGCATCCCGGACACCGAGGCCTCGCTGACCGCGGACATGCTCGCCGACGAGGGGTGA
- the tpiA gene encoding triose-phosphate isomerase — protein MAKSAARVPLMAGNWKMNLNHQEAVVLVQKLAWTLTDKRHDFDKAEVVVVPPFTDLRSVQTLVDGDRLKVKYGAQDVSVHESGAYTGEISAGMLAKLGCSYVVVGHSERREYHAESDATVAAKAHAAHAAGMTPIVCVGEGLEVRRAGEQVPYTLAQVDGSLDGFTAEQVAGLVIAYEPVWAIGTGEVATPDDAQEVCGAIRTRIREVHGDAAADGVRVLYGGSVKASNVAGIMVKEDVDGALVGGASLQAEEFGGICRFYDMPVL, from the coding sequence ATGGCGAAGTCTGCTGCCCGTGTCCCGCTGATGGCGGGCAACTGGAAGATGAACCTGAACCACCAGGAGGCGGTGGTCCTGGTGCAGAAGCTGGCCTGGACCCTCACCGACAAGCGTCACGACTTCGACAAGGCCGAGGTCGTCGTGGTTCCGCCGTTCACCGATCTGCGCTCCGTGCAGACCCTGGTCGACGGCGACCGGCTCAAGGTGAAGTACGGCGCCCAGGACGTCTCCGTCCACGAGTCGGGCGCCTACACCGGCGAGATCTCGGCCGGCATGCTGGCCAAGCTCGGCTGCTCCTACGTCGTGGTGGGGCACTCGGAGCGGCGTGAGTACCACGCCGAGTCCGACGCCACCGTCGCTGCCAAGGCGCACGCCGCCCACGCGGCCGGCATGACGCCGATCGTGTGCGTCGGCGAGGGTCTCGAGGTCCGCCGCGCGGGCGAGCAGGTCCCCTACACGCTGGCGCAGGTCGACGGCTCCCTGGACGGCTTCACCGCCGAGCAGGTCGCGGGCCTGGTCATCGCCTACGAGCCCGTCTGGGCGATCGGCACCGGCGAGGTCGCCACGCCCGACGACGCGCAGGAGGTGTGCGGGGCGATTCGCACCCGGATCCGTGAGGTCCACGGCGACGCCGCGGCCGACGGCGTACGCGTGCTGTACGGCGGCTCGGTCAAGGCCTCGAACGTCGCCGGGATCATGGTCAAGGAGGACGTCGACGGTGCTCTCGTCGGGGGCGCGAGCCTCCAGGCGGAGGAGTTCGGCGGAATCTGTCGCTTCTACGACATGCCGGTCCTGTGA
- the secG gene encoding preprotein translocase subunit SecG, translated as MTTVLSVLLVIASLLMILLVLLHKGRGGGLSDMFGGGVSSSLGGSSVAERNLDRFTIGVGVIWFACVIALGLVLAYP; from the coding sequence GTGACTACCGTCCTCTCCGTCCTGCTCGTCATCGCGAGCCTGCTGATGATCCTCCTGGTGCTCCTGCACAAGGGTCGCGGTGGCGGCCTCTCCGACATGTTCGGTGGCGGCGTCTCCAGCTCGCTGGGCGGCTCGTCGGTCGCTGAGCGCAACCTCGACCGGTTCACCATCGGCGTCGGCGTCATCTGGTTCGCGTGCGTGATCGCACTCGGCCTGGTGCTCGCCTACCCCTGA
- the rapZ gene encoding RNase adapter RapZ, which translates to MDPDQDAAAAGPLVVITGMTGAGRSTAAKELEDLGYYVVDNLPPSLLRDVVRLVDENRGTGQPIAVVVDVRSGSFFGSLQANLAQRATGRRATLVFLDATDEILVRRQEAARRPHPLQGGGRLLDGLQRERAVLADLRGAADLVIDTSGLNVHQLTDRIAEAFGTADTTKLRVTVLSFGFKYGIPVDADFIADMRFLPNPHWVPELRPGNGRDADVAAYVRSRAGAEEFLDGYVPVLEGVAEGYLREGKRFMRVAVGCTGGKHRSVAMAEEIGRRIAESGHIVRTVHRDLGRE; encoded by the coding sequence GTGGACCCCGACCAGGACGCTGCCGCAGCCGGCCCGCTCGTGGTGATCACCGGCATGACCGGTGCCGGACGCAGCACGGCCGCCAAGGAGCTGGAGGACCTCGGCTACTACGTCGTGGACAACCTGCCGCCCAGCCTGCTGCGCGACGTCGTCCGCCTGGTCGACGAGAACCGCGGCACCGGCCAGCCGATCGCGGTCGTGGTCGACGTCCGCTCCGGCTCCTTCTTCGGATCCCTGCAGGCCAACCTCGCCCAGCGGGCGACCGGTCGCCGCGCGACCCTGGTGTTCCTCGACGCCACCGACGAGATCCTGGTCCGCCGCCAGGAGGCGGCCCGCCGCCCGCACCCGCTTCAGGGCGGGGGCCGGCTGCTCGACGGTCTCCAGCGCGAGCGCGCCGTGCTGGCCGACCTGCGCGGCGCCGCCGACCTCGTGATCGACACCTCCGGGCTCAACGTGCACCAGCTGACCGACCGGATCGCGGAGGCGTTCGGCACCGCCGACACCACCAAGTTGCGCGTCACGGTGCTCAGCTTCGGGTTCAAGTACGGCATTCCCGTCGACGCCGACTTCATCGCCGACATGCGCTTCCTGCCCAACCCGCACTGGGTCCCCGAGCTGCGTCCGGGCAACGGTCGCGACGCCGACGTGGCGGCCTACGTCCGCTCCCGCGCGGGAGCCGAGGAGTTCCTCGACGGCTACGTCCCCGTCCTCGAGGGAGTGGCCGAGGGCTACCTGCGCGAGGGCAAGCGGTTCATGCGGGTCGCGGTCGGCTGCACCGGCGGCAAGCACCGCAGCGTGGCGATGGCCGAGGAGATCGGCCGCCGGATCGCCGAGTCGGGTCACATCGTGCGCACCGTCCACCGTGACCTCGGGCGGGAGTAG
- the gap gene encoding type I glyceraldehyde-3-phosphate dehydrogenase: MTVRVGINGFGRIGRNFFRAVRASGLDIEIVGVNDLTDTASLAHLLKYDSILGRLDAEVTSTEDAIKVGDQEIKVSAERDPANLKWGELGVDVVVESTGFFTDATKAKAHIDAGAKKVIISAPASNEDITVVMGVNHEDYDPANHHVISNASCTTNCLGPMAKALHEEFGIVKGLMTTIHAYTADQNLQDNIHKDLRRARAAALNIVPTSTGAAKAIGLVMPELKGKLDGYALRVPTPTGSATDLTFEAGRETTVEEVNAVIKKAADGRFLRYSDAPIVSSDIVTDPASCIFDAPLTKVIGNQVKVVGWYDNEWGYSNRLADLIDYIGKSL; encoded by the coding sequence GTGACCGTTCGAGTAGGCATCAACGGATTCGGCCGCATCGGCCGCAACTTCTTCCGCGCCGTGCGTGCGTCGGGTCTCGACATCGAGATCGTCGGCGTCAACGACCTCACCGACACCGCCAGCCTCGCCCACCTGCTGAAGTACGACTCGATCCTGGGTCGTCTGGACGCCGAGGTCACCTCGACCGAGGACGCCATCAAGGTCGGCGACCAGGAGATCAAGGTCTCCGCCGAGCGCGACCCGGCCAACCTCAAGTGGGGCGAGCTGGGCGTCGACGTCGTCGTCGAGTCCACCGGCTTCTTCACCGACGCCACCAAGGCGAAGGCGCACATCGACGCCGGCGCCAAGAAGGTCATCATCTCCGCGCCCGCCTCCAACGAGGACATCACCGTGGTGATGGGTGTGAACCACGAGGACTACGACCCGGCGAACCACCACGTCATCTCCAACGCCTCGTGCACCACGAACTGCCTCGGCCCGATGGCCAAGGCGCTCCACGAGGAGTTCGGGATCGTGAAGGGTCTGATGACCACGATCCACGCCTACACCGCGGACCAGAACCTGCAGGACAACATCCACAAGGACCTGCGCCGCGCCCGCGCCGCCGCGCTCAACATCGTCCCGACCTCGACCGGTGCGGCCAAGGCCATCGGCCTCGTCATGCCCGAGCTCAAGGGCAAGCTCGACGGCTACGCGCTGCGCGTGCCGACCCCGACCGGCTCCGCCACCGACCTCACCTTCGAGGCCGGCCGCGAGACCACCGTCGAGGAGGTCAACGCGGTGATCAAGAAGGCCGCGGACGGCCGCTTCCTGCGCTACTCCGACGCGCCGATCGTCTCCTCCGACATCGTCACCGACCCGGCGTCGTGCATCTTCGACGCGCCGCTGACCAAGGTCATCGGCAACCAGGTCAAGGTCGTCGGCTGGTACGACAACGAGTGGGGCTACTCCAACCGCCTCGCGGACCTGATCGACTACATCGGCAAGTCCCTCTGA